One Urocitellus parryii isolate mUroPar1 chromosome 9, mUroPar1.hap1, whole genome shotgun sequence DNA segment encodes these proteins:
- the Pigr gene encoding polymeric immunoglobulin receptor, translating to MRLFLLTCLMAVFPVVFMKSPIFGPAEVSSVQGSLVSIKCYYPSTSVNRHTRKYWCRQGSRGVCTTLLSSEGYISKDYLGRANITNFPEEGAFVVNISQLSRDDSGRYKCGLGISSRGLSFDVSLEVTEGPDPQDDIEVYTVDLGRTVTINCPFKRENSQKMKYLFKETGELVINTNYVNPNFKGRASIVIQGTSQLMFNVIIKQLRLSDAGIYICQAGDGSSSNKKYIDLQVLEPEPELLYGELRGSVNFDCDLGPEETNVAQFLCRVNSQGSCDVVINTLGKRDPAFEGRILLTQRENGLFNVLLTGLKKGDAGHYLCGAHPGGQQKEGWPIQAWQLFINEETVIPSNPTVVKGVTGGSVSLLCPYDRKESNSIKYLCRWEGTQNGRCPLLVSSEGEVQEKHEGRLALFKEPGNGTYTVILNQLTTQDAGFYWCLTDGNTRWRTSTELQIVEGKPSLKVPENVTAVLGKSLELKCHFPCKYYAFEKYWCKWSNGECRELPSQDKSPSQALVTCDQNNRFISMTLSSVVKEDEGWYWCGVRKDHNYGETAAVYVAVEQVAVGSREVSPANTNPGAEEKVAEPTVRVIENKAVVNPRLFAEERAVVEDTGNQKPGIRASSDTSSSEGQSRSSKVLLSTLVPLGLVLTAGAVAVWVARARHRKNVDRLSIRSYRTDISMSDFDNSREFGAVDNMGAAPVAQETILEEKAEAMATPEGNKEPEEPKRAKRSSKEEADMAYSAFLLQSGKIAAQGQEEPSEV from the exons ATGAGGCTCTTCTTGCTCACCTGCCTGATGGCTGTCTTCCCAG TGGTCTTCATGAAAAGTCCCATATTTGGTCCCGCGGAGGTAAGTAGTGTGCAAGGTAGCTTAGTGTCCATCAAGTGCTACTACCCGTCCACCTCGGTCAACCGGCACACCCGGAAGTACTGGTGCCGGCAAGGGTCCAGAGGCGTCTGCACGACCCTCCTCTCCTCGGAGGGTTACATCTCCAAGGACTACTTGGGCAGAGCCAACATCACCAACTTCCCGGAGGAGGGCGCGTTCGTGGTGAACATTTCCCAGCTCTCGCGAGATGACTCTGGACGCTACAAGTGTGGTCTGGGCATCAGTAGCCGAGGCCTGTCCTTCGATGTAAGCCTGGAGGTCACCGAGG GTCCTGACCCGCAAGATGACATTGAAGTCTACACAGTAGACCTGGGTAGAACAGTGACCATCAACTGCCCTTTCAAACGTGAGAATTCTCAGAAAATGAAGTACTTGTTCAAGGAGACAGGCGAGCTAGTCATTAACACCAATTATGTGAACCCCAACTTCAAAGGAAGAGCCAGTATAGTTATTCAGGGTACCAGCCAATTAATGTTCAACGTCATCATCAAACAACTGAGACTCAGCGACGCTGGGATATATATCTGCCAGGCTGGGGACGGTTCCAGTAGTAACAAGAAGTATATTGACCTCCAGGTGCTAGAGCCTGAACCTGAGCTGCTTTATGGAGAACTGAGGGGTTCCGTGAACTTTGACTGTGACCTGGGCCCTGAGGAGACAAATGTGGCGCAATTTCTGTGCCGGGTAAACAGCCAAGGAAGCTGTGATGTGGTCATCAACACCCTGGGGAAGAGGGATCCAGCCTTTGAGGGCAGGATCCTACTCACCCAAAGGGAAAATGGCCTCTTCAATGTGCTGCTCACAGGCCTGAAGAAGGGAGATGCAGGACACTACCTATGCGGAGCGCACCCTGGCGGTCAGCAGAAGGAAGGCTGGCCCATCCAGGCTTGGCAACTCTTCATCAATGAGG AGACCGTGATCCCCTCTAATCCCACTGTGGTGAAGGGCGTGACAGGAGGCTCTGTGTCCTTGCTGTGCCCCTATGACCGGAAGGAAAGCAACAGCATCAAGTACTTGTGTCGCTGGGAAGGAACACAAAATGGCCGCTGCCCACTGCTGGTGTCCAGCGAGGGGGAGGTTCAGGAAAAGCATGAGGGCAGGCTCGCACTCTTTAAAGAGCCGGGCAATGGCACCTACACAGTCATACTCAACCAGCTCACCACCCAGGATGCTGGCTTCTACTGGTGTCTCACCGATGGCAATACTCGCTGGAGGACCTCAACAGAACTCCAGATTGTTGAAG GAAAACCAAGCCTCAAGGTACCGGAGAATGTGACCGCTGTGCTGGGGAAGAGTCTCGAGCTCAAGTGCCACTTCCCCTGCAAATACTACGCCTTTGAGAAGTACTGGTGCAAGTGGAGCAACGGCGAATGCAGGGAGCTGCCCAGCCAAGACAAAAGCCCCAGCCAGGCCCTTGTGACCTGTGACCAGAACAACCGGTTCATCTCCATGACCCTGAGTTCAGTTGTCAAGGAGGATGAAGGCTGGTACTGGTGTGGCGTGAGAAAAGACCACAATTATGGAGAGACTGCAGCAGTCTATGTGGCAGTTGAGCAGGTGGCAGTGG GGTCCCGTGAGGTCAGCCCAGCCAACACAAATCCAGGGGCTGAGGAGAAAGTGGCGGAGCCCACTGTTAGAGTGATTGAGAACAAAGCTGTTGTGAATCCCAGGCTTTTTGCAGAAGAAAGAGCGGTGGTAGAGGATACAGGAAACCAAAAACCTGGGATCAGAGCATCCTCGGATACTAGCAG CTCTGAGGGACAAAGCAGAAGCTCCAAAGTGTTGCTGTCCACCCTGGTGCCTCTAGGCCTGGTTCTGACAgcgggggctgtggctgtgtggGTGGCCAGAGCCCGGCACCGGAAGAATGTGG ACCGGCTTTCAATTAGAAGCTACAGGACGGATATTAGCATGTCAGACTTTGACAACTCCAGGGAATTTGGTGCCGTTGACAATATGGGAGCCGCTCCAGTCGCTCAGGAGACCATCCTTGAAGAAAAAGCTG AGGCCATGGCCACCCCCGAGGGCAACAAGGAACCTGAAGAACCCAAGAGGGCAAAAAGG TCATCCAAGGAGGAAGCCGACATGGCGTATTCCGCCTTCCTGCTCCAGTCCGGCAAGATAGCTGCCCAGGGCCAGGAGGAACCCAGTGAAGTCTAG
- the Fcmr gene encoding immunoglobulin mu Fc receptor has translation MDLWLWSLYFLPVCGALKILPEVKLDGELGGSITIECPLPKINVRMYLCREMVKPAICSTVVSNNFIKKEYVSRVTLKPCLHKNLFLVEMTELTESDSGVYACGVGTHTERGKTQKVTLNVHSEYNPFWEEELISEPPKWFHKFLEQRMPTWLQMVAHASSSESTSKVTTPTQGTDDPPEPHPSPTTPIIHHPQESRAFSVAAAKPSTVLPSTTTSKTSTQEGLLRPPGASYKQHTRLHGQREFNRGSEFGREDQGFHILIPTVLGLLLLALLGLVVKRAIQRKRAFSRRVRRMALRMRALEASQRPREQRPRLQRPRSQNIYSACPRRAPESNAAGQRQVPPADPGTSAPSAPPQVLEAPWLHAPSLKTSCEYMSICHQPAVKREDTESNDYINIPSLTHPPSCTPAATP, from the exons ATGGACCTCTGGCTTTGGTCACTTTACTTCCTGCCAG TATGTGGGGCTCTGAAGATCCTCCCAGAAGTAAAGCTGGATGGAGAACTGGGTGGATCTATTACCATCGAGTGCCCGCTTCCTAAAATAAACGTGAGGATGTATCTGTGCCGGGAGATGGTGAAACCTGCAATCTGTTCCACGGTGGTATCCAATAACTTCATCAAGAAGGAATATGTCAGTCGAGTCACTTTGAAGCCGTGCTTACACAAGAATTTGTTCCTAGTGGAGATGACAGAACTGACCGAGAGTGATAGTGGAGTTTATGCCTGCGGAGTGGGCACGCACACAGAACGGGGCAAGACCCAGAAGGTCACCCTGAATGTCCACAGTG AGTACAATCCattctgggaggaggagctgatATCTGAGCCTCCAAAATGGTTTCATAAATTTCTGGAGCAGCGGATGCCCACTTGGCTCCAGATGGTTGCACATGCCAGTTCTTCTGAATCCACATCCAAAG TTACCACACCAACCCAAGGGACTGACGACCCTCCAGAGCCCCACCCTTCCCCCACCACACCAATAATTCATCATCCTCAAGAATCCAGAGCATTCTCAGTAGCAGCTGCCAAGCCCTCAACCGTTCTGCCATCCACCACAACATCAAAGACTTCAACTCAGGAGGGGCTGCTCAGGCCCCCAGGGGCCAGCTACAAGCAGCACACTAGGTTGCATGGGCAGAG aGAATTCAACCGTGGTTCAGAGTTTGGAAGGGAGGATCAAGGATTTCACATCCTGATCCCAACTGTCCTGGGTCTTCTCCTGCTGGCCCTTCTGGGGCTGGTGGTAAAAAGAGCGATTCAAAGGAAGAGAG CCTTCTCCAGGCGGGTCCGCCGAATGGCTTTGAGGATGCGCGCCCTGGAGGCCTCCCAGCGGCCCCGGGAGCAGCGGCCCAGATTGCAGCGGCCGCGCTCCCAGAACATCTACAGCGCCTGCCCCCGGCGCGCTCCAGAGTCTAACGCTGCCG GCCAGAGGCAGGTCCCTCCTGCGGATCCAGGAACATCTGCGCCCTCAGCCCCGCCACAG GTGCTCGAAGCTCCCTGGCTCCATGCCCCATCTCTGAAGACCAGCTGTGAATATATGAGCATCTGCCACCAGCCTGCTGTCAAGAGGGAGGACACTGAGTCAAATGATTACATCAATATTCCCAGCCTGACTCACCCTCCTAGCTGTACCCCTGCAGCCACACCTTGA
- the Il24 gene encoding interleukin-24, producing MSSWLQMVTLPRLSLILFVWSQVPGLQSQEFQFGPCRAEGVNLQQLREAFWTIQETVQAQDNNTSVRLLRQEVLQNVSDAESCYLIHALLKFYLNTVFKKYHKRAEFKTLKSFSTLANNFIVIMSKLQPTQENEMFSVSESAHKRFLLFHRAFKRLDIEAALTKALGEVDILLTWMEKFYKI from the exons ATGAGCTCTTGGTTGCAGATGGTCACCCTCCCTCGCCTGAGCCTGATCCTGTTTGTCTGGAGCCAGGTACCAGGGCTCCAGAGCCAAGAATTCCAATTTGGGCCCTGCCGAGCAGAAGGGGTCAATCTCCAGCAACTGAGGGAGGCCTTCTGGACCATCCAGGAAACTGTG CAAGCTCAGGATAACAACACCAGCGTCCGGCTGCTGCGCCAGGAGGTTCTGCAGAATGTCTCG GATGCTGAGAGCTGTTACCTTATCCACGCCCTGCTCAAGTTCTATCTGAACACCGTTTTCAAAAAGTACCACAAAAGAGCTGAATTCAAGACCCTGAAATCATTCTCTACTCTGGCCAACAACTTTATTGTCATCATGTCAAAACTTCAACCCACT CAGGAAAATGAGATGTTTTCTGTCAGTGAGAGTGCACACAAGCGGTTTCTGCTGTTCCACAGAGCATTCAAACGG TTGGACATAGAAGCAGCTCTGACGAAAGCTTTGGGGGAAGTGGACATTCTCCTGACCTGGATGGAGAAATTCTACAAGATCTGA